The sequence TTTGGGTTGAATAAACAAAACGAGAGCAAAAATTTTGATATTTTGGTTTTCGGAGATCCTCAGCCTTACACAGAAAAGCAATTGGATTATTTCAAAAGAGCCATCGTGAATGAAGTTAAAGGGAACAAGAAAAATGCGGTTTTCGGAATCAGTCTGGGAGATTTGGTAGGGGATGATTTGAGTTTGCAGAAACCTTATGCCGATGTGATGAAGGAAATCGGTTTGCCTTGGTACAACGTAATGGGAAATCACGATATGAATTATGATGCGAAAGAAGATCAGCTTTCAGACGAAACTTTCGAAGCCACTTTTGGTCCTGCAAACTATTCTTTCAATTATGGAAATGTACATTTCATCGTGCTTGATGATATTTTGTATCCGGATCCAAGAGATGGAAAAGGATATTGGGGAGGTTTCAGAGAAGACCAAATGCAGTTTATTCAGAATGATCTAAAACTGGTTGATAAAAACAAGTTAATCGTTATGTCTTTCCACATTCCTTTGGAACATAACAACGAAGATAATTTCAGAAATTCAGACCGTCAGAAATTGTTTGATGCGCTTGCTCCGTTTCCGAATGCATTGATGTTATCGGCTCACACGCACATTCAGCAACAGATTTTTTACGGAAAAGCTCAGGGCTGGAACGGTACAAAAGATCTTCATGAATACAACGTTGGTACAACTTGTGGAGATTGGTGGTCAGGAACTTCAGATGAAATCGGTTTGCCGACTTCTACGATGAGAGACGGTACGGCAAAAGGATATTCTTTTATCAGCTTTGAAGATAACCAGTATAAAGTGAAGTACAAAACGGCAGGAAAACCTGAAGATTATCAAATTCAGTTGTATGTTCCGAAAGTGATTCCTTATCCTTCAAA comes from Chryseobacterium sp. 3008163 and encodes:
- a CDS encoding calcineurin-like phosphoesterase C-terminal domain-containing protein encodes the protein MNIKFLLPSLLVSAMAFSQTSVSGYVFEDLNKNQKKENREKGIENVAVSNGAQVVLTDKSGKYSLPISEGQTIFVIKPSGYMMGLNQNNLPQYYYQYKPKGSPSDFKYKGTAPTGTLPKELNFGLNKQNESKNFDILVFGDPQPYTEKQLDYFKRAIVNEVKGNKKNAVFGISLGDLVGDDLSLQKPYADVMKEIGLPWYNVMGNHDMNYDAKEDQLSDETFEATFGPANYSFNYGNVHFIVLDDILYPDPRDGKGYWGGFREDQMQFIQNDLKLVDKNKLIVMSFHIPLEHNNEDNFRNSDRQKLFDALAPFPNALMLSAHTHIQQQIFYGKAQGWNGTKDLHEYNVGTTCGDWWSGTSDEIGLPTSTMRDGTAKGYSFISFEDNQYKVKYKTAGKPEDYQIQLYVPKVIPYPSKTSAKVLANFFMGSKKDKVQYRIDGGKWEEMEYSETIDPNFAQAVFKWDSTDNLFPGRRPSNPEQSKHIWTGGFGNKLTLGKHKVEVKAQDMFGNEFSASEEFEVQNSVLIP